From one Citrobacter sp. Marseille-Q6884 genomic stretch:
- a CDS encoding Gfo/Idh/MocA family oxidoreductase, translating into MLLGFVGLGAVVETAYLPAIRNLFGTSVSCLGFDVQPAKQPQGVTRCASLAELIAQPLDTLFITTASLQHLDVLEQALASSIPRIVVEKPIVPTLPQIEILKARLAMPGVASRILALDHWMARNGAMQLMLGKLSPQWHGDTRQDALVSDFSDIVRIEGFLQEPSGFNAAGEPIALNFATGEPDTRELRHPDGVILDIGTHVLAMLRETVRYLGGNDDMALQVVTAKDRLGRDICQDDLSTAEGEAHLQGQMSGVPLDIWLNKYAGPAGGQKGLRLHLRDGRVISYDRRGAEDVLELIDGGSVQRWSLPGTIYAHCLAEHILGAQSLFVRSPEEVSRTTQRRLEEVERLLTLQQQLRGAH; encoded by the coding sequence ATGTTGTTAGGGTTTGTTGGGCTTGGCGCAGTAGTTGAAACGGCATACTTGCCCGCAATACGAAACCTGTTTGGTACTTCGGTGAGTTGTCTCGGATTTGATGTACAACCCGCAAAGCAGCCACAAGGCGTGACACGCTGCGCTTCACTCGCCGAGCTTATTGCTCAGCCTCTTGATACGCTGTTTATCACTACCGCATCCCTGCAGCATCTTGACGTCCTTGAACAGGCGCTGGCCTCATCAATACCGCGTATTGTGGTTGAAAAGCCCATCGTCCCCACACTTCCCCAAATCGAAATACTGAAAGCGCGGCTGGCGATGCCCGGCGTGGCCTCTCGCATATTGGCACTTGACCACTGGATGGCCCGTAATGGCGCGATGCAACTGATGTTGGGGAAACTAAGCCCACAGTGGCATGGCGATACCCGCCAGGATGCACTGGTTTCTGATTTTTCGGACATCGTCAGAATCGAAGGATTTCTGCAGGAGCCGAGCGGCTTCAACGCGGCAGGAGAGCCTATCGCGCTCAACTTTGCTACAGGCGAGCCGGATACGCGCGAACTTCGCCACCCGGATGGTGTGATTCTGGATATTGGCACGCATGTGCTGGCGATGCTGCGTGAAACGGTACGCTACCTGGGTGGCAATGATGATATGGCGTTGCAGGTGGTGACCGCTAAAGACCGTCTGGGCCGCGATATCTGCCAGGACGATCTGAGCACAGCAGAAGGTGAGGCGCATCTGCAAGGACAGATGAGCGGCGTACCACTGGATATCTGGCTCAATAAATACGCGGGGCCTGCCGGAGGGCAAAAAGGCCTGCGGCTTCATCTGCGCGATGGACGAGTTATCAGTTATGACCGACGCGGCGCAGAGGATGTGCTTGAACTGATTGATGGCGGCAGCGTACAGCGCTGGAGCCTCCCCGGAACGATCTACGCTCACTGTCTGGCAGAGCATATCCTGGGGGCGCAAAGTCTGTTTGTGCGTAGCCCGGAAGAGGTGAGTCGTACGACTCAACGCAGACTTGAAGAGGTCGAGCGTCTGCTGACGTTACAGCAACAGTTGCGAGGGGCACATTAA
- a CDS encoding zinc ribbon domain-containing protein — protein sequence MSITCPDCHAELTPQNGVAHCENCNKDVQLEARCPECHKPLQVLKACGAVDYFCQNGHGLISKKRVEFIVL from the coding sequence ATGTCAATTACCTGTCCGGATTGCCACGCGGAACTAACGCCACAAAACGGTGTGGCGCACTGCGAGAATTGCAATAAAGACGTCCAGCTTGAAGCGCGCTGCCCGGAATGCCACAAGCCACTTCAGGTGTTAAAAGCCTGTGGTGCGGTGGATTATTTCTGTCAGAACGGCCACGGTTTGATTTCAAAAAAACGCGTGGAGTTTATTGTGCTTTGA
- the sinH gene encoding intimin-like inverse autotransporter SinH, with protein sequence MVQWMRFIIFMLISGAAYAVPDNPMEKSESSSENSLPELGSESTQEEQNHPKKLLKEQGTEYVIGSAAQGFTNLSPEALESQARSYLQGQLTSTAQSYVEGLMSPYGKVRTNLSVGEGGDLDGSSIDYFVPWYDNQRTVYFSQFSTQRKDERTMGNMGVGVRHDFNEWLLGANIFYDYDFSRGHRRLGLGAEAWADYLKISANYYHPLSDWKDSEDFDFYEERPARGWDFRAEAWLPAYPQLGGKVIYEQYYGDEVALFGSDNLEKDPRAITLGLNYQPVPLLTISTDYKAGTGDNNDLSVNATLNYQFGIPLKDQMNAENVKASHSLKGSRHDFVERNNFIVLEYREKAPLDVTLWLKADANTAHPECVIKDSPEEAVGLEKCKWTINALINHHYKIVAASWQAKNNAARTLVMPVVKEEAISEGNNNHWNLVLPAWQYSADETEQQKLNTWRVRLALEDEKGNRQTSGVVEVTVQQNRKIELIVNNLAHVPDENNHRHDARALANGVDGVVLDLDITDSFGDDINGKGKPLPDENLSLELYDAQDKKVSLAKKSCADDKPCVFIAAQDKTRGTVTLASTLAGTFRWKVKAQPYDDSNLVNVTFLNIGTGGLNALIYRVGAENPVNLIDSREPLLLDSTYRFILWRDANQDGLFQQAEKLTDDEMTQYDYQWQFTGQSVHGETGAQANTANKDMVIPASNREAQQMFGASDGDGVQGYGLRVLYRKR encoded by the coding sequence ATGGTGCAATGGATGCGCTTTATTATTTTTATGCTCATTTCTGGTGCGGCATATGCTGTTCCGGACAACCCGATGGAAAAGAGCGAGTCCTCTTCTGAGAACTCACTTCCTGAACTGGGCAGTGAGTCCACGCAAGAGGAACAAAACCACCCAAAAAAGTTACTCAAAGAACAGGGCACAGAGTACGTCATCGGTTCTGCGGCACAAGGGTTTACGAACCTGTCGCCTGAGGCGCTGGAATCGCAGGCCAGAAGCTATTTGCAAGGGCAGCTAACCTCAACAGCTCAATCTTATGTTGAGGGACTGATGTCTCCGTATGGAAAAGTGCGAACGAATTTATCGGTTGGAGAAGGCGGTGACCTGGACGGTTCCTCAATCGATTATTTCGTTCCCTGGTATGATAATCAGCGCACTGTTTATTTCAGTCAATTTTCCACTCAGCGAAAAGATGAACGCACCATGGGTAATATGGGTGTGGGTGTTAGACATGATTTTAATGAATGGTTATTGGGTGCAAATATATTTTATGACTATGACTTTAGTCGTGGGCATCGCCGACTGGGTTTAGGTGCGGAAGCCTGGGCCGATTATTTAAAAATCTCCGCTAATTATTATCATCCACTTTCCGACTGGAAAGACTCCGAAGATTTTGATTTTTATGAAGAGCGCCCAGCACGCGGCTGGGATTTTCGCGCCGAAGCCTGGTTGCCTGCGTACCCTCAACTAGGCGGCAAAGTTATTTATGAGCAGTACTACGGTGATGAAGTTGCGCTGTTTGGTAGCGATAATTTAGAAAAGGATCCTCGTGCCATTACGCTGGGTCTGAACTATCAACCTGTTCCGTTACTGACCATCAGTACGGATTACAAAGCGGGAACGGGCGACAACAACGATCTCAGTGTTAATGCCACACTGAATTACCAATTTGGTATCCCTTTAAAAGACCAGATGAATGCTGAGAATGTGAAAGCATCCCATTCACTGAAGGGAAGCCGCCATGATTTTGTCGAACGTAACAATTTCATCGTGCTGGAATATCGCGAGAAAGCGCCATTAGACGTCACGCTATGGTTAAAAGCGGATGCCAATACGGCGCATCCCGAGTGTGTGATTAAAGATTCTCCGGAAGAGGCTGTCGGGTTGGAGAAATGTAAATGGACGATCAATGCGCTGATTAACCATCATTACAAAATCGTCGCCGCCTCCTGGCAGGCGAAGAATAACGCCGCGCGTACCCTGGTGATGCCGGTCGTAAAAGAAGAGGCGATCTCCGAAGGAAACAATAACCACTGGAATCTGGTTCTGCCCGCCTGGCAATACAGCGCTGACGAAACGGAGCAGCAGAAACTCAATACCTGGCGGGTACGGCTGGCATTGGAAGATGAAAAAGGCAATCGACAAACTTCCGGTGTTGTTGAAGTTACTGTTCAGCAGAACCGAAAAATTGAGCTTATCGTCAATAACCTGGCCCATGTGCCGGATGAAAACAACCATCGTCACGACGCGCGCGCGCTGGCAAATGGTGTTGATGGCGTGGTGTTGGATCTGGATATTACCGACAGTTTTGGTGATGACATCAATGGCAAAGGTAAACCACTGCCTGACGAGAATTTAAGTCTGGAACTGTATGACGCGCAGGATAAGAAAGTCAGCCTGGCGAAGAAATCCTGTGCTGACGATAAACCCTGCGTGTTTATTGCCGCGCAGGATAAAACCAGAGGCACCGTCACGCTGGCCAGTACGCTTGCAGGCACTTTCCGCTGGAAAGTCAAAGCGCAGCCCTATGATGACAGTAACTTGGTCAATGTGACGTTTCTTAATATTGGCACAGGGGGGCTGAATGCCCTTATTTATCGTGTGGGTGCGGAGAACCCCGTCAATTTGATTGACAGTCGAGAGCCGCTGCTTCTTGACAGTACCTACCGTTTTATTCTGTGGCGCGATGCTAATCAAGATGGGCTGTTCCAGCAGGCGGAAAAATTAACCGATGATGAAATGACCCAGTATGACTACCAGTGGCAATTCACCGGACAGAGTGTGCATGGTGAAACCGGGGCGCAGGCCAATACTGCGAATAAAGATATGGTGATCCCTGCCAGCAACCGAGAGGCGCAACAGATGTTTGGGGCGAGTGATGGCGATGGGGTGCAAGGTTATGGGCTGCGTGTCTTATATCGCAAGAGATGA
- a CDS encoding SinI family autotransporter-associated protein, giving the protein MQQETKRRLTKIALALALAGYCAVPAMAAEGQLKAGQWQSVTGNTGSIQGTIPWITRSATEITEADKAHVTVTVDRGSRTASSEGDRQFHVGDKVTVNWTIGDEQGDLDVNNTATKATVQWMSYSDQSGSDPQEIGTKGSDSYTIADADANRYIGIKMTPTTTTGDPNVAPEILLNDLSSNAGGGSDSDDIPEGPVFDDAVHAVIYEAGTTTNLLGTATTLKTNTTYKVLLWKDKAGGTPDKYDTGEEVTSQYNYRWRFTGTSLQLGTAGGLVNPGNNNKDLVIPVTNAEAKGAFDYAGGGITIGNDGVQGYGLSIDFQRK; this is encoded by the coding sequence ATGCAGCAGGAAACAAAACGGCGTTTGACCAAAATCGCGTTGGCATTGGCTTTAGCAGGCTACTGTGCGGTACCCGCGATGGCGGCGGAGGGGCAACTGAAAGCCGGGCAGTGGCAGTCAGTGACAGGGAATACCGGCAGTATTCAAGGGACAATCCCCTGGATCACACGTAGTGCGACAGAGATTACCGAGGCTGATAAAGCGCATGTCACCGTGACGGTTGATCGTGGTAGCCGTACAGCGAGTTCGGAAGGCGACAGACAGTTTCATGTTGGCGATAAAGTGACCGTTAACTGGACCATCGGCGATGAGCAGGGTGATCTGGATGTGAATAATACGGCGACAAAAGCCACCGTGCAGTGGATGAGTTACAGCGATCAATCGGGTTCCGATCCTCAGGAGATCGGCACGAAAGGCAGCGACAGTTACACCATTGCGGACGCGGATGCTAACCGTTACATAGGTATCAAAATGACGCCGACGACGACAACCGGCGATCCCAATGTGGCTCCGGAGATTTTGCTGAACGATTTGTCAAGCAACGCGGGTGGTGGTTCGGACAGTGATGATATTCCAGAAGGTCCGGTATTTGATGATGCAGTACATGCTGTCATTTACGAAGCCGGTACAACAACGAACCTGCTTGGCACGGCAACGACACTCAAAACCAATACCACCTATAAAGTTCTGCTGTGGAAAGATAAAGCAGGGGGCACGCCGGACAAATACGATACAGGTGAAGAGGTTACCAGCCAGTATAACTATCGCTGGCGCTTCACAGGCACCAGTCTGCAGTTGGGGACTGCTGGTGGACTGGTCAATCCGGGTAACAACAACAAAGACCTGGTTATTCCGGTTACGAACGCCGAAGCGAAGGGCGCTTTCGATTACGCAGGCGGTGGCATCACCATCGGCAACGATGGTGTTCAGGGCTACGGTTTGTCTATCGACTTCCAGCGCAAATAA
- a CDS encoding adhesion domain-containing protein has product MDGYQKLAKWMLLALLMPMVMFSAQAALKGGPWIQPGISTGAINGTSPLADSASVPVYQGSIQLDPSKEHTIAFNAMPGDFSVDATATSMVLINPRDTEGDIFSNPPMLRWASHTQPAVSLVWAEAATPDTPLNPQPRPDRSFCAQNLAGHQLVAIPQFDQDESLPSLDLFTQTGVPNQGLVLLSEKQVTLNIAPAQGDLVTVSAASYDNALKAAKAKVGDTLTLMVTTKDCQGNLLGNIPFIIKRGDAINRQNAVNNAGPVKLDTTELTTTTTEYYGTTNTSGVATVKVTQPNGPGVKTPLTVSLPGISQTSETAVIFTVLTSPDVPQANMWGHMAETIQAQDYTFSRPKLAAEVDNEDGTVVDHNEIWSTFTWHGADNHCDILPGMRHFGALASVIPTSVQDVAGWPVMNNYYWSSLAGTTGQHHAADVSNRSEAQKPDDNKFIVSCVDKDAPDVDPELTLTPDNYDDTLQAVKVAVGDETHMRLTITDKKNNHQPLAYYYFSVHLDEGVNRKGETNTDWELNPVQIATNSDLQKADDHNYEGMTDVNGQATLILTQPGGVGVKTHITAKMRSNFTASDAKDVIFTVVTSPDSGYARMWGHMGNGIMEAGNLYKRPRLADETTNDIGSVRENNEDWALFEQNTSMEAECGSGHVPDQRSLESLYAGHQGNIIGTEHGWPTAKQSYLAAVAQPDTHVSVNLGNGRVDTYSALQPNYLTCSANELIAKVVVETDKDSSPDSKLAKAKVGEKITMTVHTVNAANNALIPNTAFTITEGIGLVRTVQPSGYTDPTSGAITLNGTQYGTAQPSMVYSGTTDAQGVARVEIEQPNGVGLRTPLTITPSNSALPNTINYYVIFTVPTSPDVTGAQMWGHMDSTIQVDSMTFERPKLASEVSGEQSSLTENNETWARVGQADIENTVAGGCGENKVPTRTQLNALYEANRNNAIQNVHGWPTQREEYGSSTPADKTPHLYAIWLNNGALVNTNTSPLYMSCLTTANPPASSISLDVVDQAQWDSSLNAAKLKKGESLQVKVTVKDAAGHPMPDTPFTLSRGDGYTRSGERHTAGSGDSIVAPVIVDGGQSDELTLNDTATVYAAMTGSDGSKILTITRPDTHGTKTALTAALYADPTKNAVLDTIFTVVTSPDSAKAKMWGHMPETLEAGGLTFKRPILFSELSGSPGNGRKGPVEDNEIWALFTETQAGKTNNSGCGVAYIPSQSALVSLASNWRGHKVDGWPVLKSYDTSTADAASVENRNYLGVQLSNGAGSVLESKGGYLTCQTTANPKVAQITLTSEQEVDADGNAAVKVKTDYGQAHEQMTLNVTLRDAQGNLMGNTPFLLNHGKTLNRQNSEVTDYQSQLILVTDQGNHQVFLINTEDNYYGTTGADGSATLKVYQPNHGWGVRIPLQALLDDSSVTSQPVSAIFTVLTSPDSAKANYWGHMPETATAADGTVFERPKLWSELAATSGAGGPVSYADVNNERWPVPAGSQNVNSSTAPCEEARHPSLEELKSLYSRYPGGTLATAIGWPVKQGGYAWWTNDASCTHTYNGRCQTIDLSNQNVEMTNTLAYQSCLVHPHASVSGVTLTSTAFDATTQAAKVKKGEAMPITVTVKDSAGKPVANVAFTLKRGEALPRNSGATLYGDVAAMDDMTLAPSSGTASMLTENGSAISGITGADGTANFTLRQDNTPGYKTPMTVMLTDNTAITATLDTIFTVATSPDVSSANFWGHMADTVVVNGKPLHRPLLKSELPANAVPAVAPDVNNETWALAHTVDNSKWDLAKQCDNMDNAPDYPDLEALYSRFSTLGWPSSPSFPYLSSARNGILYCGMYEGSGAQDCGIQPASTAGFATCFQ; this is encoded by the coding sequence ATGGATGGGTATCAGAAACTGGCTAAATGGATGCTATTGGCGCTGCTTATGCCGATGGTGATGTTCTCCGCGCAGGCAGCGTTAAAAGGGGGCCCGTGGATACAACCCGGTATTTCGACAGGTGCGATCAACGGCACCAGCCCCCTGGCGGATAGCGCCAGTGTGCCGGTTTATCAAGGCAGTATTCAACTCGATCCCAGTAAAGAACACACTATCGCGTTTAACGCGATGCCTGGTGACTTCAGCGTAGATGCTACAGCGACCAGTATGGTGCTGATTAACCCTCGAGATACCGAAGGCGATATTTTTAGCAATCCCCCAATGTTACGTTGGGCAAGCCATACCCAACCCGCAGTGTCACTGGTCTGGGCCGAGGCCGCTACGCCAGATACACCACTTAACCCACAGCCTCGCCCGGATCGCTCTTTCTGCGCACAAAACCTGGCGGGGCATCAACTGGTGGCGATCCCCCAATTTGATCAGGATGAAAGCTTACCCTCGCTGGATCTGTTCACGCAGACCGGTGTGCCGAATCAAGGTCTGGTTTTGCTCAGTGAAAAACAGGTGACGCTGAATATCGCCCCCGCTCAGGGAGATTTGGTGACCGTGAGCGCCGCCAGCTATGACAATGCGCTAAAAGCGGCAAAAGCCAAAGTTGGCGACACGCTTACGTTGATGGTGACGACGAAAGACTGCCAGGGAAATCTGCTGGGAAACATCCCGTTTATCATCAAGCGTGGTGATGCCATAAACCGCCAGAATGCGGTAAATAATGCCGGGCCAGTTAAGCTGGACACCACGGAACTGACCACCACCACCACGGAATATTACGGCACAACCAATACCAGCGGTGTGGCGACAGTAAAAGTGACCCAGCCGAATGGTCCGGGTGTTAAAACCCCTTTGACGGTGAGTTTGCCGGGTATCTCGCAAACCAGTGAAACCGCGGTGATCTTCACTGTCCTGACCAGCCCCGATGTTCCACAAGCCAATATGTGGGGACACATGGCGGAAACAATACAGGCTCAGGATTACACCTTTAGTCGCCCGAAACTGGCGGCGGAGGTCGATAATGAAGACGGAACCGTAGTCGATCACAATGAAATTTGGTCTACCTTCACCTGGCACGGCGCGGATAACCACTGCGATATTCTTCCCGGTATGCGTCATTTTGGCGCGCTGGCGAGCGTCATCCCAACGTCAGTGCAGGACGTTGCAGGCTGGCCGGTAATGAACAATTACTACTGGTCATCGCTGGCGGGCACAACCGGGCAGCACCATGCGGCAGATGTCTCCAACCGTAGTGAAGCGCAGAAACCGGATGACAACAAGTTCATCGTCAGTTGTGTCGATAAAGATGCGCCTGACGTTGATCCTGAGCTTACGCTAACGCCGGATAATTATGATGACACCTTACAGGCGGTGAAAGTGGCGGTGGGTGATGAGACACATATGCGTCTGACCATAACCGATAAGAAAAATAATCATCAGCCGCTGGCCTACTACTACTTTTCTGTACACCTTGATGAGGGGGTTAACCGTAAAGGTGAAACGAATACCGACTGGGAACTGAACCCGGTACAGATAGCCACGAACAGCGATTTGCAAAAAGCCGATGATCACAATTATGAAGGCATGACCGATGTGAACGGTCAGGCGACGTTGATCCTGACTCAGCCTGGTGGCGTTGGGGTAAAAACGCATATCACGGCGAAAATGCGCAGCAATTTTACCGCCTCGGATGCGAAAGACGTGATCTTCACCGTGGTCACCAGCCCGGACAGCGGCTATGCCCGTATGTGGGGGCATATGGGCAACGGGATAATGGAAGCCGGTAATCTCTACAAACGCCCGCGGCTGGCGGATGAAACGACCAACGACATCGGTTCGGTGCGTGAAAATAACGAAGACTGGGCGCTTTTCGAACAAAATACCAGCATGGAGGCTGAATGTGGCTCCGGGCATGTTCCTGATCAGCGTTCGCTGGAGAGTTTATACGCCGGCCATCAGGGCAATATCATCGGTACTGAGCACGGTTGGCCGACGGCAAAGCAAAGTTATCTGGCGGCTGTGGCACAGCCTGACACGCATGTGTCCGTCAACCTGGGAAATGGTAGGGTCGATACCTATTCTGCTCTCCAGCCAAACTATCTCACCTGTTCTGCTAACGAGCTGATAGCGAAGGTGGTCGTAGAGACAGATAAAGACAGCTCACCCGATTCGAAGCTGGCGAAAGCAAAAGTGGGTGAAAAAATTACCATGACGGTGCATACCGTCAATGCCGCGAATAATGCGCTAATACCCAATACAGCCTTTACCATCACGGAAGGCATCGGGTTAGTCAGGACCGTACAGCCGTCCGGTTACACTGACCCGACCAGCGGTGCCATCACCCTCAACGGCACACAGTATGGTACTGCGCAGCCGTCGATGGTCTATTCCGGTACGACGGATGCGCAGGGCGTGGCCAGGGTGGAAATCGAACAACCGAACGGCGTGGGTCTACGAACGCCGCTGACGATCACCCCGAGCAATTCCGCACTGCCAAATACCATTAACTACTATGTCATTTTTACTGTCCCGACCAGCCCGGATGTCACCGGCGCGCAAATGTGGGGCCATATGGATAGCACCATTCAGGTCGACTCCATGACCTTTGAACGCCCAAAATTAGCGTCGGAAGTGAGCGGTGAGCAAAGTTCGTTGACCGAAAATAACGAAACATGGGCGCGTGTTGGCCAGGCGGATATCGAAAATACCGTGGCAGGTGGCTGTGGAGAAAATAAGGTGCCGACCCGAACGCAATTGAACGCACTGTACGAGGCTAATCGTAATAACGCGATCCAGAACGTTCACGGTTGGCCGACCCAGCGTGAGGAGTACGGGAGCAGTACGCCTGCCGATAAAACCCCCCATCTGTATGCCATATGGCTGAATAATGGTGCGTTGGTGAATACCAATACGTCACCCCTTTATATGAGTTGCCTGACAACAGCGAATCCACCGGCCAGCAGCATTAGTCTGGATGTCGTGGATCAGGCTCAATGGGACAGTTCGCTTAACGCGGCGAAGCTGAAAAAGGGCGAATCGCTGCAAGTGAAGGTCACGGTGAAAGATGCAGCAGGTCATCCGATGCCGGATACGCCGTTTACGTTGAGCCGTGGTGATGGTTATACCCGTTCTGGTGAGCGTCATACGGCGGGCAGCGGTGACAGTATTGTCGCTCCGGTGATCGTTGATGGCGGGCAGTCTGATGAACTGACGCTAAACGATACTGCTACCGTATATGCGGCAATGACCGGCAGCGATGGCAGTAAAATTCTCACCATTACTCGCCCGGATACACATGGCACGAAGACGGCGCTTACCGCCGCACTTTATGCCGATCCCACGAAAAATGCGGTGCTGGACACGATCTTCACGGTGGTGACCAGCCCGGATAGCGCGAAAGCAAAAATGTGGGGGCACATGCCGGAAACACTGGAGGCGGGTGGATTGACCTTTAAACGTCCGATACTGTTTTCAGAGCTGAGTGGTTCCCCGGGAAATGGGCGTAAAGGGCCGGTAGAAGATAATGAAATCTGGGCGTTGTTTACCGAAACCCAGGCTGGAAAAACCAATAACAGTGGTTGTGGCGTGGCTTATATTCCTTCCCAGTCCGCACTGGTGAGTCTTGCCAGCAACTGGCGCGGGCATAAGGTTGATGGCTGGCCTGTGCTGAAAAGTTATGACACCAGTACGGCGGATGCCGCCAGTGTCGAAAACCGTAATTATCTGGGCGTACAGCTTAGCAACGGTGCTGGTAGTGTACTGGAGTCAAAAGGCGGGTATTTAACGTGTCAGACAACCGCGAACCCGAAAGTGGCACAAATAACGCTGACATCGGAACAGGAGGTTGATGCCGATGGTAATGCTGCCGTGAAGGTGAAAACCGATTATGGGCAGGCGCACGAACAAATGACGCTTAACGTCACGCTTCGAGATGCGCAGGGGAATTTAATGGGAAATACCCCGTTCTTATTGAATCATGGGAAAACACTCAATCGTCAAAATAGCGAGGTAACCGATTATCAGTCGCAATTGATTTTGGTCACCGATCAGGGCAACCATCAAGTGTTTTTGATCAATACTGAGGACAACTATTACGGCACTACCGGAGCGGATGGTAGTGCAACGTTGAAGGTGTATCAGCCCAATCATGGCTGGGGGGTTAGAATCCCCCTGCAGGCGTTGCTGGACGACAGTAGTGTGACATCTCAGCCTGTGAGCGCGATCTTTACGGTACTGACCAGCCCGGATTCAGCAAAAGCCAACTATTGGGGCCATATGCCGGAAACGGCAACGGCGGCCGACGGCACCGTCTTTGAGCGACCAAAACTGTGGAGTGAGCTAGCGGCGACCAGCGGCGCTGGCGGTCCGGTAAGCTATGCGGATGTGAATAATGAACGCTGGCCCGTTCCAGCCGGATCGCAGAACGTGAATAGCAGCACTGCGCCGTGTGAAGAGGCGCGTCATCCATCACTTGAAGAGCTGAAATCGCTGTACAGTCGCTACCCTGGCGGCACGCTTGCAACAGCGATCGGCTGGCCCGTGAAACAAGGGGGTTATGCCTGGTGGACAAATGATGCCTCATGTACCCATACCTATAATGGACGGTGTCAGACGATAGATTTGTCCAACCAAAACGTCGAGATGACCAATACTCTGGCCTACCAGTCTTGTCTGGTGCATCCGCATGCTTCTGTCTCGGGTGTGACGCTAACCTCAACAGCATTTGATGCGACAACCCAGGCGGCGAAGGTGAAGAAAGGCGAAGCCATGCCAATCACGGTCACGGTCAAAGACAGTGCCGGAAAACCGGTGGCTAACGTTGCTTTCACACTAAAACGTGGGGAGGCTTTACCGCGCAATAGCGGTGCGACGCTGTATGGCGATGTGGCGGCAATGGACGATATGACCCTGGCGCCATCGTCAGGCACGGCCTCGATGTTGACGGAGAATGGCAGCGCGATAAGCGGCATCACCGGCGCTGACGGGACGGCGAACTTTACCCTTCGGCAGGACAATACGCCGGGCTATAAAACGCCGATGACGGTGATGTTGACCGATAACACTGCGATTACCGCGACGCTGGATACTATTTTTACCGTGGCAACCAGTCCGGATGTTTCCTCAGCGAATTTTTGGGGGCATATGGCGGATACCGTTGTGGTGAACGGAAAACCACTACATCGCCCGCTGCTGAAATCGGAGCTGCCTGCGAATGCTGTACCGGCAGTCGCGCCGGATGTGAATAATGAAACCTGGGCGCTGGCGCATACCGTCGACAACAGTAAATGGGATCTGGCAAAACAGTGCGATAATATGGATAACGCGCCGGATTACCCGGACCTGGAGGCGCTATATAGCCGCTTCAGCACGCTGGGATGGCCATCTTCCCCGAGCTTCCCTTATCTCTCTTCGGCACGAAACGGCATTCTGTATTGTGGGATGTATGAAGGGAGCGGGGCACAGGATTGCGGGATTCAGCCTGCCAGCACTGCAGGGTTTGCGACCTGCTTTCAGTAA